AATTGCCTTGTATTTCAAGGTGGTTTACATATAGTGGCGCACCGGCCCTAGTTAAACGCCTTGTTTTTCAATGAGATGGAGGTGCGGATGCAGAGGCAGAGGCTCGCAGCGCTTATCCTGGCCGCAGGCAAGAGCACGCGCATGAAGTCCGCCAGGTCGAAGGTGCTTCACAACCTCGCCGGACGACCGGTGCTGGCCTACACGATCGATGCTGCGAAGGGCGCGGGCGCGAAGCCGGTGAAGGTGGTCGTCGCCCCGTTTCAGACCGACATAAAGGCATACCTCGACGAGGTCGAGGTGGACTTTGTCCTGCAGAAGGAGCAGCTGGGCACGGCTCACGCGGTCATGGTCGCGGAGAGGGCCTTCGTTGGTTTCGACGGCGATATCCTTATACTGTGCGGCGACGTGCCCCTCGCTCGACCGGAGTCCCTCCGCGAGTTCGTGGACGCGGTGCGGGCCAAGCGCGCGGTGTTGGGCGTCCTCTCCATGGCGCCCTCCAACCCGGCCGGCTACGGCAGGATCGTGCGCGACCTCGACGGCAGCGTGATCAAGATCGTGGAGGAGAAGGAGGCGAGCCCGAAGGAGAAGACGATCCGCGAAGTCAATTCCGGCATCATCCTCGCAGACCGCGAGTGGCTCTTCTCCTCTCTCAAGAAGGTGAGCAACGCGAACGCCAAGGGCGAGTACTATCTCACCGACCTGGTGGGCATCGCCCTCAAGGAAGGGGTGGGTGTTGTCGCACACCGCTGCGAGCCTGCGGAGGATTTCCACGGCATAAACACGCGCGTGGAGCTGGCGCGCGCGGCCGAACACATGCGCGAAAGGATAAACAAATCGTTCATGCTGGCGGGCGCGGGCCTTATAGACTACAGGCATACCTATGTGGATTTCGGCGTTCACATCGGTCAGGACACCTCCGTGCTGCCGTTCACCTTCATACTCGGGAACACGAAGATCGGCTCCGGCTGCACCATCGAGAACGGGGTCGTGATCAGGGACGCGATCGTGGGCAACGGCGTGCATATCAAGGCGAACAGCGTCATCGAGGGCTCGAAGATATCCGATGGCGCGGTCGTGGGCCCGTTCGCGAGGGTGAGGCCCGGCTCGAAGGTGGGCGCGGGCGCGCGCATAGGCAACTTCGTGGAACTGAAAAAGTGCGAGATGAAGGCCGGCGCCAAGGCGGGCCACCTCTCTTATCTCGGCGACGCGATCGTGGGCGCGCATGCGAACATCGGCTGCGGCACGATCACCTGCAACTACGACGGCCGCGAAAAGCACATGAC
This DNA window, taken from bacterium, encodes the following:
- the glmU gene encoding bifunctional UDP-N-acetylglucosamine diphosphorylase/glucosamine-1-phosphate N-acetyltransferase GlmU, with amino-acid sequence MQRQRLAALILAAGKSTRMKSARSKVLHNLAGRPVLAYTIDAAKGAGAKPVKVVVAPFQTDIKAYLDEVEVDFVLQKEQLGTAHAVMVAERAFVGFDGDILILCGDVPLARPESLREFVDAVRAKRAVLGVLSMAPSNPAGYGRIVRDLDGSVIKIVEEKEASPKEKTIREVNSGIILADREWLFSSLKKVSNANAKGEYYLTDLVGIALKEGVGVVAHRCEPAEDFHGINTRVELARAAEHMRERINKSFMLAGAGLIDYRHTYVDFGVHIGQDTSVLPFTFILGNTKIGSGCTIENGVVIRDAIVGNGVHIKANSVIEGSKISDGAVVGPFARVRPGSKVGAGARIGNFVELKKCEMKAGAKAGHLSYLGDAIVGAHANIGCGTITCNYDGREKHMTVIGDEVFVGSDTQFVAPVRIGRGAVIGAGSTITRNVPPSALALSRSEQKTVKGYAERKRKSHKSRKR